In the Candidatus Electrothrix rattekaaiensis genome, one interval contains:
- a CDS encoding FAD-dependent oxidoreductase yields the protein MSKKVVIVGGVAAGPKAACHLKRLQPGWDITVVDQDSMISYGGCGIPYYVGGDVSDEAELRSTSFHMVRDEPFFADAKGVEVLTRTRALTIDRQNKKLQVKNLDSGEEQELPYDKLMLATGAAPFVLPIPGADLDGVFTIADLHKAIEIKKRISGGKVGKVVVIGGGAIGIEMAESFADLWGLETSLVEFMPQLLPKLVDADFATMLERHLEEMNVAVHTGEGATEIVGDSGGKVVAVKTPQRTLEADLVVMAAGVRPRSDLAKKAGLLVEPWGGITVNNRLQTSDPDIYAAGDCIAAKNLVTGKQTFAPMGSLANREGRVAADNMAGLAASFEGVVGSFIMKAFDRCIAATGITYEAAVAEGFDADYSLTAPSDRAHFFPNTAAVILQLVFDKRTRRVLGLQAFGMMNDSISARINAAAVMISKGATIEDFMMAEMAYAPPFSAAIDSLNAAAFVADNICAGRMRSVSMRRFYAWMDDFSTEPDWVALDIRHPKEAAVFIEKFGADKWVAVPYAEMRQRFAEVPDDKTLIILCDAGTRSFEVQVFLDHIGKTNSLVLGGGFNVIRKLGADWLPQS from the coding sequence ATGAGCAAAAAAGTCGTCATTGTCGGTGGGGTCGCTGCTGGTCCCAAGGCCGCCTGTCATTTAAAAAGGCTCCAGCCGGGCTGGGATATCACCGTGGTAGATCAGGATAGTATGATATCCTACGGAGGCTGCGGCATCCCTTATTACGTGGGGGGAGATGTCTCGGATGAGGCAGAGTTGCGCTCTACCAGCTTTCATATGGTCCGTGACGAGCCCTTTTTCGCAGATGCCAAGGGTGTTGAGGTGCTCACCCGGACCAGGGCATTGACTATCGACCGCCAGAACAAGAAGCTCCAGGTCAAGAATCTGGACAGCGGCGAAGAGCAGGAACTCCCTTATGATAAGCTCATGCTGGCTACTGGTGCTGCCCCCTTTGTTCTGCCCATTCCTGGTGCGGATTTGGACGGGGTGTTCACTATTGCGGATCTGCATAAGGCCATTGAAATCAAGAAAAGGATCTCTGGCGGTAAAGTAGGCAAGGTCGTGGTTATCGGCGGCGGGGCCATCGGTATTGAGATGGCTGAATCCTTTGCTGACCTCTGGGGCCTGGAAACCAGCCTAGTGGAGTTCATGCCCCAGCTTTTACCCAAGCTGGTAGACGCCGACTTTGCCACTATGCTGGAACGGCATCTTGAGGAGATGAACGTGGCTGTCCATACTGGCGAAGGCGCAACCGAGATTGTCGGGGATAGCGGGGGCAAGGTCGTGGCCGTGAAAACACCTCAACGCACCTTGGAAGCAGATCTGGTGGTGATGGCGGCAGGTGTCCGTCCGCGCAGTGACTTGGCCAAAAAGGCAGGCTTGCTTGTGGAACCTTGGGGCGGTATCACGGTGAACAACAGGTTGCAGACCTCAGACCCGGATATTTACGCGGCGGGTGACTGTATTGCTGCCAAAAATCTGGTCACAGGAAAGCAGACCTTTGCGCCTATGGGTTCACTAGCCAATCGGGAGGGCAGGGTGGCTGCTGATAATATGGCAGGTCTTGCTGCCTCCTTTGAAGGCGTGGTGGGTTCCTTTATCATGAAAGCCTTTGATCGCTGCATTGCTGCCACCGGTATTACCTATGAGGCGGCTGTGGCAGAGGGTTTTGACGCGGATTACTCGCTGACCGCCCCGTCTGATCGTGCCCATTTCTTTCCCAACACGGCAGCGGTCATCTTGCAGCTGGTTTTTGATAAGCGCACCCGTCGAGTACTGGGTTTGCAGGCCTTTGGCATGATGAATGACTCCATCTCTGCCCGGATCAATGCGGCTGCCGTGATGATCAGCAAGGGGGCTACCATTGAAGATTTCATGATGGCGGAAATGGCCTATGCACCGCCCTTTTCTGCGGCTATTGATTCCCTGAACGCTGCCGCTTTTGTGGCAGATAATATCTGCGCTGGCCGGATGCGTTCAGTGAGTATGCGCCGCTTTTATGCCTGGATGGATGATTTTTCTACAGAACCGGATTGGGTGGCTCTGGATATCCGTCATCCCAAGGAGGCAGCGGTCTTTATCGAGAAATTCGGTGCCGACAAATGGGTGGCAGTGCCCTATGCGGAGATGCGCCAGCGCTTTGCAGAAGTCCCGGATGACAAAACCTTGATTATTTTATGCGATGCCGGTACCCGTTCCTTTGAGGTTCAGGTCTTTTTGGATCATATTGGCAAAACAAACAGCCTTGTTTTGGGCGGCGGATTTAATGTTATCCGCAAGCTTGGGGCAGACTGGTTGCCGCAATCATAA
- a CDS encoding type II toxin-antitoxin system HigB family toxin encodes MRIIAKKTLRDFWEARPDAEQPLKAWHARVKSKDWKISSDIKQDYGNASFLADNRIIFNIKGNTYRLVTIVAYDFGIIYIRFIGTHAEYDRIDAAII; translated from the coding sequence ATGAGGATAATTGCAAAGAAAACTCTGAGAGATTTCTGGGAGGCTCGCCCTGATGCGGAACAACCGTTAAAGGCGTGGCATGCCCGTGTGAAATCAAAAGATTGGAAAATATCAAGCGATATAAAACAAGATTATGGAAATGCTAGTTTTCTTGCTGACAACAGGATAATTTTCAATATTAAAGGGAACACATACCGTCTTGTCACAATTGTAGCATACGATTTCGGCATTATTTATATCCGCTTCATCGGCACTCATGCGGAATATGATAGAATTGATGCCGCAATAATTTGA
- a CDS encoding UbiA-like polyprenyltransferase yields the protein MHDSGKDTARRAATAGGSSIMLKKINILLEMIKFKHTVFALPFALMGAVLAARGIPSFRVFFWVIIAMVGARTAAMTFNRIADHRFDAANPRTEKRAIPAGEVSLKESWLMVGAASALFFLTCWMLNPLALTLSPFALGLTFFYSLTKRFTWLCHVLLGIALAVAPLGGWVATTGSLAEYPWVLSLGVLFWVTGFDIIYASQDAEFDRKAGLYSMPAILGRKNAFRLAISFHVLAFVLFTLTGYFQGLNIVYYIGIALTGSALFYQHLIVNPRDLSRIQVSFFSMNGFISLTLFVMTCLSLLITG from the coding sequence GTGCATGATTCAGGTAAGGACACGGCGCGTCGTGCCGCTACTGCCGGTGGTTCATCAATCATGCTGAAAAAAATAAACATCCTGCTTGAAATGATCAAGTTCAAGCACACGGTCTTTGCCTTGCCCTTTGCCCTGATGGGGGCTGTTCTTGCAGCTCGGGGTATTCCCTCGTTCCGGGTCTTTTTCTGGGTGATCATCGCTATGGTCGGTGCTCGCACAGCAGCCATGACTTTTAATCGCATTGCGGATCATCGCTTTGATGCGGCCAATCCCCGCACCGAGAAACGGGCCATTCCGGCGGGTGAGGTCTCGCTCAAAGAATCCTGGCTCATGGTCGGGGCAGCTTCGGCCCTGTTTTTCCTGACCTGCTGGATGCTCAATCCCTTGGCACTGACCCTTTCCCCTTTTGCTTTGGGGCTGACTTTTTTCTATTCCCTGACCAAGCGTTTTACTTGGCTTTGTCATGTTCTTCTGGGTATAGCTTTGGCCGTTGCTCCCTTGGGTGGCTGGGTGGCAACTACAGGGAGCTTGGCGGAATATCCTTGGGTGCTGTCCTTAGGCGTGCTGTTCTGGGTGACTGGCTTTGATATAATCTATGCTTCTCAAGATGCAGAGTTTGACCGCAAGGCAGGACTCTATTCCATGCCCGCCATCTTAGGGAGAAAAAATGCCTTTCGCCTAGCAATCAGCTTTCATGTCTTGGCCTTTGTGCTTTTTACCCTGACCGGTTATTTTCAAGGGCTGAATATCGTTTATTATATCGGCATAGCTCTGACAGGAAGTGCCTTGTTTTATCAGCACCTCATCGTCAATCCGAGAGACCTGTCCCGGATTCAGGTCTCGTTTTTTTCTATGAACGGTTTTATTTCTCTGACACTTTTTGTCATGACCTGCCTTTCTCTGTTAATAACAGGTTGA
- a CDS encoding VanZ family protein — protein sequence MSSFLRLIRKYWRACTITLLVAITVLSLWPDDPLSSAPGNDKLHHFVAYAALVFPVALRRPKSWLLIIVLFIFLSGLIELIQPFVNRYGEWLDLAANTTGLFCGVLIAEGLRRWEMVKGGEVAAKK from the coding sequence ATGAGTTCTTTCCTGCGTTTAATACGAAAATACTGGCGTGCTTGCACGATAACTCTCCTTGTCGCTATTACTGTTCTGTCGCTCTGGCCGGATGATCCTTTATCGAGTGCTCCTGGAAACGATAAACTCCATCACTTCGTGGCTTATGCGGCTCTTGTCTTTCCTGTTGCTCTGCGCAGGCCGAAATCGTGGCTGCTTATTATTGTCTTGTTTATCTTCCTGAGCGGACTGATCGAGTTGATTCAGCCCTTTGTCAATCGTTACGGAGAGTGGTTGGATTTGGCGGCAAATACCACAGGCTTGTTCTGCGGTGTTCTGATTGCGGAAGGACTCAGGCGGTGGGAGATGGTCAAGGGTGGTGAGGTAGCTGCGAAAAAGTGA
- a CDS encoding nitrate reductase, with amino-acid sequence MMAIQWHKSTCPYCGVGCGLMVGVEQGRLIQVKGMKEHPTNKGRICTLAANLPPVFNAPDRLTQPLLRRDGKLIPVNWDEAVQHVAENLKRIIEQYGPDSVAFYGGAANLTEEYYLMNKLMKGCIGTNNIECSTRLCMASTAAGFLSTLGADAPPTCYADIEAADLFFIAGNNMAVTLPIIFQRLKKAAENGTKVIVVDPRCTETAAIADIHLQIRPGTDVALNNTLAHILLREGFVDEENVGIHASGLGELKIFLEKYSPGYGAEITGCPEEQIIKAARLIGEAKNMLTFWFQGYNHSTQAVFKNNSLHNLSLLTDNFCRPGAGPLSITGEANALGNRWVGALSHLLPGMRSVANPKQRQEIADFWNIPGERMQPTPGRSIIEIIQGLHEGTVRALWVTTTNPAASLPDTRWVEEGLKKAELLIVQDIFHPTETTELADVVLAGAQWCEKTGTFISSERRIELVGKLVEPPGEAKTDCEIIIDVARAMGFKEEFPYASAEEIFDEWKLLTKDRICDMNGVSYERLRDTIGPQLPCPDQEHPGTERLFLDWRFPRPDGRAALLARTYQGPAEVTDTEFPFILLTGKLAGHFNTRTRTGRVQELQEMEPENYVEIHQQDAASLCMQENEVVEVISRRGKVYAKVRIADKVQAGTVYMNMHFGNALQDADHRLANILCTHAIDRHSKQPEYKITAVRMAKVHERL; translated from the coding sequence ATGATGGCAATTCAATGGCATAAATCTACCTGTCCTTACTGCGGTGTCGGTTGCGGCCTGATGGTTGGTGTGGAGCAGGGACGTCTTATTCAGGTAAAAGGTATGAAAGAACACCCGACGAACAAGGGGCGTATCTGTACCTTGGCAGCCAATCTGCCGCCTGTTTTTAATGCACCAGATCGTTTGACCCAGCCTCTCCTGCGACGTGACGGAAAGTTGATTCCGGTGAATTGGGATGAAGCCGTGCAGCATGTCGCGGAGAATCTAAAACGAATTATTGAGCAATACGGCCCTGATTCCGTCGCATTTTATGGCGGCGCAGCCAACCTCACCGAAGAGTACTACCTGATGAATAAGCTGATGAAGGGATGCATCGGCACGAATAATATCGAGTGTTCCACCCGGTTATGCATGGCTAGCACAGCGGCGGGTTTTCTTTCCACCTTAGGGGCTGATGCTCCGCCCACCTGTTATGCTGATATCGAAGCGGCGGATCTTTTTTTCATTGCTGGTAACAATATGGCAGTAACCCTGCCGATCATCTTTCAACGCCTGAAGAAAGCCGCTGAAAATGGCACTAAGGTTATAGTTGTTGATCCTCGTTGTACAGAAACAGCGGCAATTGCCGACATTCATCTGCAAATCAGGCCGGGCACCGATGTGGCCTTAAACAATACGCTGGCTCATATCCTCCTGCGGGAAGGCTTTGTTGATGAAGAAAATGTGGGGATTCATGCCTCCGGTCTTGGCGAGCTCAAAATATTTCTTGAAAAGTATTCTCCCGGCTACGGTGCTGAAATAACAGGATGCCCGGAAGAGCAGATCATCAAGGCGGCTCGTCTTATCGGTGAGGCGAAGAATATGCTCACCTTTTGGTTCCAAGGCTATAATCATTCCACGCAGGCGGTCTTTAAGAATAACAGTCTGCATAATCTCTCTTTGCTTACCGACAACTTCTGTCGTCCCGGGGCTGGGCCACTCTCGATTACCGGAGAGGCCAATGCCTTGGGCAATCGCTGGGTTGGAGCTTTAAGTCATCTCTTGCCAGGAATGCGTTCGGTTGCCAACCCCAAACAGCGTCAGGAAATAGCAGACTTTTGGAATATTCCAGGAGAAAGGATGCAGCCGACTCCAGGTCGATCAATCATTGAAATAATTCAGGGCCTGCATGAGGGGACTGTTCGCGCCCTGTGGGTCACCACCACCAATCCTGCTGCCTCTTTGCCGGATACGCGCTGGGTAGAGGAAGGGCTGAAAAAAGCCGAGCTGCTCATTGTTCAGGATATATTCCACCCTACCGAAACAACCGAATTGGCTGATGTGGTGCTGGCCGGTGCCCAGTGGTGCGAGAAGACAGGCACCTTTATCTCCTCGGAACGACGTATTGAACTGGTGGGGAAATTGGTGGAGCCTCCAGGAGAGGCCAAAACAGACTGTGAAATTATCATTGATGTGGCGCGTGCCATGGGCTTCAAGGAGGAATTTCCCTACGCATCAGCAGAAGAGATCTTTGATGAATGGAAGCTTTTGACCAAGGACCGTATTTGCGATATGAACGGAGTGAGCTATGAACGCCTGCGGGATACAATCGGTCCTCAGCTTCCCTGTCCTGATCAGGAGCATCCAGGAACCGAGCGTCTTTTTCTTGATTGGCGTTTTCCTCGGCCAGACGGACGGGCGGCATTATTGGCTCGAACCTATCAGGGACCGGCGGAGGTGACGGATACGGAATTTCCTTTTATCCTGCTCACCGGTAAATTGGCTGGTCATTTTAATACCAGAACCCGTACAGGGAGGGTACAGGAGCTGCAGGAGATGGAACCGGAGAACTATGTCGAAATTCATCAGCAAGACGCCGCCTCCCTTTGCATGCAAGAGAACGAGGTGGTCGAGGTGATTTCCCGTCGTGGCAAGGTGTATGCAAAAGTGAGGATTGCCGATAAGGTACAGGCAGGCACTGTTTATATGAATATGCACTTTGGTAATGCGCTGCAGGATGCTGATCACCGGTTGGCCAATATCCTCTGTACCCACGCCATTGACCGTCATTCCAAACAACCTGAGTACAAAATAACTGCTGTTCGCATGGCTAAAGTACATGAAAGACTATGA
- a CDS encoding response regulator, translated as MNDVRQQDVEILQKTVKFFEAVLAASQDGILITHEDATILVANQSFCSLFDCSPGDLSETSLFDWLSAFERDPVSDWIALQNAIYRKGVCSNIEFELMSDGVPQFFSVNASSLTLHEDDGQGAIAIVSIWRDITLRKSTEAALEHSNILLEQRVAERTEELRVERDNFAHLLRSMKDGCYIVNQKYDIQFVNHALAEDFGSWQGHKCYAYFHDIREPCSWCKNDQVFAGNTMHWEWCSKKNGKTYDIIETPMAGQDGSVWKLLILRDITERIRSEREKERITTELIKAKKMEAMGVMAGGVAHDLNNILTGIVGYPELVLMRLPQDSELRKPVEAIRNSGRKAATVVADLLTVARGAVSIREIHNLNVLIKEYLNSPECEKLKSFYPNIIFRHQLEATHPVALCSPIHIGKCLVNLVTNAAEAIGTGADGTVVIATLNQYVDAAVSTEHNMEKGDYLVLTVQDTGPGIPQTELEHIFEPFYTKKVMGRSGTGLGLTVAWNTMKDHNGKILVESNDTGTCFRLYFPVRKEEGCIYLTVDNVDNLAGYGERILLVDDERESLDVAKEMLETLGYRVETVCSGEQAVQFVKDTPVDLIVLDMLMEPGINGRQTYEEILKLHPGQKAVIASGFSESEDVQATLQLGVGGFVKKPYSMCQLGRAVSDVLKK; from the coding sequence ATGAACGACGTTCGGCAACAGGATGTTGAGATCCTGCAAAAGACGGTCAAGTTTTTTGAGGCGGTGCTGGCCGCCTCGCAGGATGGCATTTTAATCACTCATGAGGACGCCACCATTTTGGTGGCGAATCAGAGTTTCTGTTCTCTTTTTGACTGTTCTCCCGGTGATCTGAGTGAAACCAGTCTCTTTGATTGGCTGAGTGCCTTTGAGAGAGATCCTGTTTCAGATTGGATTGCGTTGCAGAACGCCATTTATAGGAAAGGTGTCTGTAGTAATATTGAGTTTGAGCTGATGAGTGATGGTGTTCCCCAATTTTTTAGCGTCAACGCCTCTTCCTTGACCTTACACGAGGATGATGGACAGGGTGCCATAGCCATTGTCAGTATATGGCGCGATATCACCTTGAGAAAGAGCACCGAAGCCGCCTTGGAGCACTCTAATATCTTGCTGGAACAACGGGTTGCAGAGCGGACCGAAGAGTTGAGGGTAGAACGAGATAATTTTGCTCACCTTCTCAGGTCAATGAAGGATGGTTGCTATATCGTCAATCAGAAATATGATATTCAATTTGTTAACCACGCACTTGCAGAGGATTTTGGCTCCTGGCAGGGGCACAAGTGTTATGCGTATTTCCATGACATCCGGGAACCATGCTCCTGGTGTAAAAATGACCAGGTATTTGCCGGTAACACTATGCACTGGGAATGGTGCTCAAAAAAGAACGGAAAAACCTATGATATCATAGAAACACCAATGGCTGGTCAAGATGGTTCTGTCTGGAAATTGTTGATATTGAGAGATATTACAGAGCGGATAAGGTCTGAACGGGAAAAAGAGAGGATCACTACCGAGCTTATTAAAGCGAAGAAAATGGAAGCCATGGGAGTGATGGCCGGTGGCGTGGCCCATGATTTGAACAATATTCTGACGGGGATTGTGGGCTATCCAGAGTTGGTGTTAATGAGGTTACCTCAAGATAGCGAGTTGAGAAAACCGGTTGAGGCTATCCGTAACTCAGGTCGAAAAGCGGCAACAGTGGTTGCGGACCTCCTGACTGTTGCACGAGGTGCCGTCAGTATCAGAGAAATTCATAACCTCAACGTATTGATCAAAGAATATCTTAATTCTCCCGAGTGTGAAAAACTCAAATCGTTCTATCCGAACATCATATTTCGCCATCAACTTGAGGCCACGCATCCCGTTGCTCTCTGTTCACCGATTCATATTGGAAAATGTCTCGTAAATTTGGTAACAAATGCGGCAGAAGCCATTGGCACCGGTGCTGACGGAACCGTTGTTATCGCCACCCTGAATCAATATGTTGATGCGGCGGTGAGCACTGAGCATAATATGGAAAAGGGCGACTACCTTGTCCTCACTGTCCAAGATACCGGCCCTGGTATTCCCCAGACTGAACTGGAACATATTTTTGAACCGTTTTACACGAAAAAAGTAATGGGGCGAAGCGGTACCGGTTTAGGGTTGACAGTGGCATGGAATACCATGAAGGATCATAATGGTAAAATTCTGGTAGAAAGTAATGATACGGGCACCTGCTTTCGACTTTATTTTCCAGTGCGTAAAGAGGAAGGCTGCATTTACTTAACGGTCGATAATGTGGACAACCTCGCCGGTTACGGTGAGAGGATTCTGCTTGTGGACGACGAGAGAGAATCACTTGATGTTGCCAAAGAGATGCTTGAAACGCTCGGTTATAGGGTAGAGACGGTTTGTTCTGGAGAGCAGGCTGTTCAATTTGTCAAAGATACTCCTGTTGATTTGATCGTGCTTGATATGTTGATGGAGCCCGGTATAAACGGGAGACAAACCTATGAAGAAATTCTCAAGCTGCATCCCGGTCAGAAGGCTGTTATAGCAAGCGGTTTTTCTGAAAGCGAGGATGTTCAGGCGACGTTGCAACTCGGGGTTGGCGGGTTTGTCAAGAAACCGTACTCAATGTGTCAATTGGGTCGCGCGGTAAGTGATGTGTTGAAAAAATAG